The Heyndrickxia vini genome contains a region encoding:
- a CDS encoding ABC-F family ATP-binding cassette domain-containing protein, producing MILLQVQQLTKHFGAELILSNIKLEIQTRDRIALVGRNGAGKSTLLKIISGQMSLDSGDIVKPKDVSIGYLAQNTGLKSSLSIWDEMLTVFQELRQMEIEIRNVEQKIADPYYYDNPDLYSKILTEYDQLQIRFKDLGGYQYESDIRSVLHGLRFNDFDYGTMIETLSGGQKTRLALAKLLLTKPDILILDEPTNHLDIDTLSWLEQYLQSYNGAILIVSHDRYFLDKVVNQVYELSRHAIQKYYGNYSQYLTQKAEQYERDFKQYEKQQEEVAKLQDFIQRNLARASTTKRAQSRRKQLEKMTIMDRPLGDEKSATFTFQIEKQSGNEVLNLVDGSIGYNHRIIAKNIFLSIKKGDSIALVGPNGVGKSTLLKTIIKKLELHNGNIHYGSNVMIGYYDQEQANLSSNKTVLNELWDDYPLKDEKEIRTVLGNFLFSGDDVLKIVSSLSGGEKARLALSKLLLQKANFLILDEPTNHLDLDSKEVLENALIDYPGTILFVSHDRYFINRLATKVIELGKDGTKEFLGDYDYYVEKQQELLELKKLEHSKLETTTDTQNPAKQSYQQDKEAKKLERQRKRRIEEIEGLIDSLESKLDDNEELLCKPEIYQDHEKVLELNKEISSYKQQLEKLMEEWTELASDE from the coding sequence ATGATTTTATTACAAGTTCAACAACTAACAAAACATTTTGGTGCTGAACTTATTTTATCAAATATTAAATTAGAAATTCAGACGAGAGATCGTATTGCATTAGTTGGAAGAAATGGTGCAGGAAAGTCTACATTATTAAAAATTATTTCTGGCCAAATGTCATTAGATTCCGGGGATATTGTCAAACCAAAGGATGTTTCTATCGGGTATCTAGCACAAAATACTGGCCTGAAATCTAGTTTATCCATATGGGATGAAATGTTAACTGTATTCCAAGAATTGCGGCAAATGGAGATTGAAATAAGAAATGTAGAACAAAAAATAGCAGATCCATATTACTATGATAACCCCGATCTCTATTCCAAAATATTGACAGAATATGATCAATTACAGATTCGCTTTAAAGATTTAGGTGGTTATCAATATGAATCAGATATCCGTTCAGTCCTTCATGGCCTGCGATTTAATGATTTTGATTATGGAACAATGATTGAAACATTAAGCGGCGGCCAGAAAACGCGCTTAGCATTAGCTAAATTACTTTTAACTAAACCAGATATTTTAATTTTGGACGAACCAACAAACCATTTAGATATTGATACTCTTTCTTGGCTGGAACAATATTTACAAAGCTATAATGGTGCCATTCTCATCGTCTCACATGACCGATATTTCTTAGACAAAGTAGTTAATCAAGTTTATGAATTATCGAGACACGCTATTCAGAAATATTATGGGAATTACAGCCAATATTTGACTCAGAAGGCAGAACAATACGAACGTGATTTCAAACAATACGAGAAACAACAAGAGGAAGTTGCCAAACTACAAGATTTCATCCAACGCAATTTAGCAAGAGCATCCACAACAAAACGAGCGCAAAGTCGAAGAAAACAGCTTGAAAAAATGACAATAATGGACAGGCCATTAGGTGACGAAAAATCGGCTACTTTCACATTTCAAATTGAGAAGCAAAGTGGTAATGAAGTCTTAAATCTTGTGGATGGTTCAATTGGGTATAATCATCGTATTATCGCAAAAAATATCTTTTTATCAATTAAAAAAGGTGACAGTATTGCACTTGTAGGACCAAATGGAGTAGGTAAATCAACCCTACTAAAAACAATTATTAAAAAGTTGGAACTTCATAATGGAAACATACATTACGGTTCAAACGTGATGATTGGATATTATGATCAAGAACAAGCTAATCTCTCATCGAACAAAACAGTTTTAAATGAACTATGGGATGATTATCCTTTAAAAGATGAAAAAGAAATACGAACAGTATTAGGAAACTTTTTATTTTCAGGGGACGATGTTCTTAAAATTGTCTCAAGTTTAAGTGGTGGAGAAAAAGCAAGACTTGCTTTATCCAAGCTTTTACTGCAAAAAGCAAATTTTCTTATTTTAGATGAACCGACAAACCATTTGGACCTCGATAGTAAAGAGGTATTGGAAAATGCCTTAATCGATTACCCCGGCACGATACTATTTGTCTCCCATGATCGCTACTTTATTAACAGGCTGGCAACAAAGGTGATCGAGCTTGGGAAAGATGGAACAAAGGAATTTCTTGGAGATTACGACTACTATGTTGAAAAGCAACAAGAATTGCTGGAATTAAAAAAACTGGAACATTCAAAACTTGAAACTACAACGGATACACAGAATCCTGCTAAACAATCCTATCAACAAGACAAAGAGGCAAAAAAATTGGAACGGCAGCGTAAACGTCGTATTGAGGAAATCGAAGGACTCATTGACAGTTTAGAGAGCAAATTAGACGACAATGAGGAATTATTATGTAAGCCTGAAATCTATCAAGACCATGAAAAAGTCCTTGAATTAAATAAAGAAATTAGTAGTTATAAACAACAGCTTGAAAAATTGATGGAAGAATGGACAGAGCTTGCATCAGATGAGTAG
- the tsaD gene encoding tRNA (adenosine(37)-N6)-threonylcarbamoyltransferase complex transferase subunit TsaD, whose amino-acid sequence MKKDLIVLGIETSCDETAAAIIKNGTEILSNIVASQIDSHKRFGGVVPELASRHHVEQITVVIEEALIKAEVTFEDIDAIAVTEGPGLVGALLVGVNAAKAISFARNIPLVGVHHIAGHIYANRLMKEMAFPLLSLVVSGGHTELVLMKEHGEFEVIGETRDDAAGEAYDKVARTLNLPYPGGPHIDRLAHEGIPTIDLPRAWLEEDSFDFSFSGLKSAVINTLHNAEQKGMSIDPKNMAASFQESVIDVLVTKTIKAAKEFHVKQVLLSGGVAANKGLRDRLEKEFAEIDGIELLIPPLHLCTDNAAMIAAAGSILFEKGKRSEYSLNANPSLDIEHF is encoded by the coding sequence ATGAAGAAGGATTTAATTGTTTTAGGAATTGAAACAAGCTGTGATGAAACAGCGGCAGCTATTATTAAAAATGGGACGGAAATACTCTCTAATATCGTTGCTTCACAAATCGATAGCCATAAAAGATTTGGGGGAGTTGTACCTGAGTTAGCATCTAGACATCATGTGGAACAGATTACAGTCGTTATCGAAGAGGCCCTAATTAAGGCTGAGGTCACGTTTGAAGATATTGATGCCATTGCGGTGACGGAAGGTCCCGGTTTAGTAGGAGCTTTATTAGTAGGAGTGAATGCAGCAAAGGCAATTTCCTTTGCGAGAAATATTCCTTTAGTAGGTGTGCATCATATAGCCGGACATATATATGCTAATCGATTAATGAAGGAAATGGCATTTCCGTTATTATCATTGGTTGTCTCTGGAGGACATACGGAATTAGTTTTGATGAAAGAGCACGGGGAATTCGAGGTAATCGGCGAAACAAGAGATGATGCAGCTGGAGAAGCATATGATAAGGTGGCAAGAACACTTAATCTCCCTTATCCAGGAGGTCCACATATTGATCGACTTGCACATGAGGGCATACCAACGATTGATTTACCACGGGCGTGGTTAGAAGAGGATTCCTTTGATTTTAGTTTTAGCGGGTTAAAGTCGGCCGTTATTAACACATTGCATAACGCAGAACAAAAAGGTATGTCAATTGATCCGAAAAATATGGCTGCAAGTTTTCAAGAGAGCGTCATTGATGTATTAGTAACTAAGACGATAAAGGCTGCTAAAGAGTTTCATGTAAAACAAGTATTATTATCAGGCGGAGTTGCGGCTAATAAAGGGCTTAGAGACAGACTTGAAAAGGAATTTGCAGAGATTGATGGGATAGAGTTACTTATTCCGCCATTACATTTATGTACTGACAATGCGGCGATGATTGCAGCGGCCGGAAGTATTTTGTTTGAAAAAGGGAAGCGAAGTGAATATTCTTTAAACGCGAATCCCAGTTTAGATATAGAGCATTTTTAG
- the rimI gene encoding ribosomal protein S18-alanine N-acetyltransferase — MNYQLREANIADLDGIMDVEVQSFSLPWSREAFYNEFVKNHFARYFVIVDQEKIIGYCGVWLVVDEAHITNIAILPEYRGQKLGELLLSSIMDYSIQQGAKSMTLEVRVSNVIAQSLYKKLGFFEGGIRKSYYTDNQEDALVMWVNL; from the coding sequence ATGAATTATCAATTAAGAGAAGCAAACATAGCCGATTTGGATGGAATTATGGATGTTGAAGTACAATCATTTTCATTACCTTGGTCTCGGGAGGCATTTTATAATGAATTTGTAAAAAACCATTTTGCAAGGTATTTTGTCATAGTAGATCAAGAAAAAATTATCGGTTATTGTGGGGTATGGCTTGTAGTGGATGAGGCACATATAACAAATATTGCTATATTACCTGAATATCGTGGACAAAAACTAGGTGAGTTATTATTAAGCAGTATCATGGATTATTCAATTCAACAAGGTGCAAAATCAATGACTTTAGAAGTCCGAGTAAGCAATGTAATTGCTCAATCGTTATATAAGAAATTAGGTTTCTTTGAGGGTGGAATCAGGAAAAGTTACTACACTGACAACCAAGAGGATGCCTTAGTTATGTGGGTGAATTTATAA
- the tsaB gene encoding tRNA (adenosine(37)-N6)-threonylcarbamoyltransferase complex dimerization subunit type 1 TsaB, protein MKVLAIDTSNYALGIALLDNDKVIGEYITNLKKNHSIRVMPAIQQLMKDCDLSPMDLEKIVVAKGPGSYTGVRIGVSIAKTMAWSLNIPLVGISSLAIMAGVGRHFHGFICPFFDARRGQIYTGLYRFEDERLITELNDCNILTVEWVEKLKLLDESVIFVGNDIDLHKDTIINTLGDKAIFASPSEINPRPSELAFLGKDLSGEDIHTFVPNYIRLVEAEAKWLESQKANGSKEG, encoded by the coding sequence ATGAAAGTGCTTGCAATAGATACATCTAATTATGCATTAGGAATTGCATTATTAGATAATGACAAGGTAATCGGTGAATATATTACTAATTTAAAGAAAAACCATAGTATTCGGGTTATGCCTGCAATTCAGCAATTGATGAAGGATTGTGACCTCTCCCCAATGGATCTTGAAAAAATTGTTGTAGCTAAGGGCCCAGGCTCCTATACTGGGGTCCGAATTGGCGTAAGTATAGCAAAAACAATGGCTTGGAGTTTAAACATTCCACTAGTGGGAATATCTAGTTTGGCTATAATGGCTGGAGTTGGGAGGCATTTTCACGGGTTTATTTGCCCTTTTTTCGATGCAAGAAGGGGACAGATTTATACAGGATTATATCGTTTTGAAGATGAAAGATTAATAACGGAGTTAAACGATTGCAATATTTTAACGGTTGAATGGGTAGAAAAGTTAAAGCTACTTGATGAATCTGTTATTTTTGTAGGTAATGATATTGATTTACATAAAGATACAATCATTAATACACTAGGTGATAAAGCAATTTTTGCTAGTCCATCAGAAATTAATCCACGACCTAGTGAACTTGCATTTTTAGGAAAAGATTTATCTGGTGAAGATATTCATACATTTGTGCCTAATTATATTCGTTTAGTTGAAGCTGAAGCAAAATGGTTAGAATCTCAAAAGGCTAATGGAAGTAAAGAAGGATGA
- the tsaE gene encoding tRNA (adenosine(37)-N6)-threonylcarbamoyltransferase complex ATPase subunit type 1 TsaE: MKVYEWLSKGPDDTSSFAQKLAGKLKAKDVLLLEGDLGAGKTTFTKGIALGLGIRRNVSSPTFTIIKEYQGNLPLYHMDVYRLQDSNEDLGFDEYFEGTGVTIVEWAHIIEDQLPNEYLSISLYRLGDVERRFELKPVGKRYELLCEELFS, encoded by the coding sequence ATGAAAGTATATGAGTGGCTTTCTAAAGGGCCGGATGACACTTCTTCTTTTGCTCAAAAGTTAGCAGGAAAGTTAAAAGCAAAAGATGTCTTATTATTAGAAGGCGATTTGGGAGCAGGGAAAACAACATTTACTAAAGGGATTGCATTAGGATTAGGAATTCGACGAAATGTAAGCAGTCCCACCTTTACAATTATTAAAGAATATCAAGGAAATTTACCATTATATCATATGGATGTTTACCGTTTACAAGATTCCAATGAGGATTTAGGTTTTGATGAATATTTTGAAGGCACTGGTGTAACGATTGTTGAGTGGGCCCATATAATTGAGGATCAGTTACCAAACGAATACTTATCGATTTCGCTTTATCGATTAGGTGATGTAGAACGGAGATTCGAATTAAAACCAGTAGGAAAACGCTACGAATTATTGTGTGAGGAGTTATTTTCATGA